The genome window CTGGGCTGTCTTGGTATGGGGGTTTTTAATATTCTGGGCTTCATCCAGGACAATGCCGGCCCAATGGACCTGCTGCAAAGTGTTGCGGTCACGATGGATCAGTCCGTAGGTGGTCAAGACAACATCAACCTCAGCGGTGTCGGCAACCATCTCTACGCCGGTGGGGCGATGGGGCCCGTAGTGGACCGCCAACCGCAAAGCGGGCGCAAAGCGCTGAATCTCCCGGCGCCAGTTGCCGATTACCGAAGTGGGGCAGACAATTAGCGTCGGCCCGGTGACCTGTTCCCCGGTCTGGTCTGGGGAGCTATTATCACCGTGGTAAAGGGATAACAATAGGGCAATCACCTGAATTGTCTTTCCTAAACCCATGTCGTCGGCAAGACAGGCTCCGATGCCTCGGGCCTGCATGAACTTCAACCACGCATAGCCTCGCAGTTGATAGGGGCGCATCACACCGTTAAAACCCTGGGGCTGGGGAAGGGGCTGCCAGGTGGCTTCGCCGGAGATGGCCTCCTCCAACTTGGCCAGCCAACTGTTGGGGGCAAACTCAATCTCCACATCGGCCCCGGAGTGGGCCTTAAGTTCCAGCGCTTCAGCTACCCCTAGGGGACGGGAACTCACCCGGTTCCAGAGGGATAACAGGCGTCTCGCCCGATCCTGAGGAATAGTGACAAACCGATCCCGAATCCGCAGAATCGGCAGGCGTAAAGCTACCATGCGGGCAAATTCCTCTTGGGAGACCTCTACATCATCGATGGCCAGCTGCCAATCAAAGTTCAGCAGTTTCTCCAGGGCTAGTTTGCCTTGGGAATCCTCAAGCTCGCTGCCCTGAATCGCCTTCAGTTTGACCTCGGCTACCATAGTGGAGGGAACCCGAAGGGAGAGTCCAGCGGCTTCGCTGACCGCTTCAGGCAGCTGCAGCAGTTGACTGAAGGTGTCAGCGGACACCACAATCTTACTATTTAGTTCCTTCTGATAGGCCCTTTCCAGCGGGGGAAAAGCCTTGGCCGCTTTGATGAGAGCGGTGCGAAGCGGGGCGGTGTATTGGCTGTACCCCAGGTCCTTTGCCGGCAGATCCAACCCATCGTCGGGGTGAATAATTCCCTCTGCCGGAATCATAATCGACGGGTCCTGCAAATTGGTGAGAAAGATCTCCAGTTCCCAGGATTCAGGGAGCAGAGCTGATTCCTCACCTGACTCTGCGGCTTCCTCCAGCGGGTAGGCAGTGAGGCAGATCCCCCAATTTTCCGGCGTGGGCATGGTGATGGAATCCTGCCACCGGCTGACCTCTTCCCGCAGTTGGTTAATGTCCTTCGGATCGTGGCGTTCTGTGTCTACCCTTTGGCCCTGCAACAGCCGAAGCCAATCTTCTACCAGAGCGTGGGCAGGTTGTTGGGTAATGGGGGCTTCACTCTCCTCGGTGGATTGCTTGGCCCGGGCAGCGATGGCGGTGACGGTCTTGTCTACCACTCGGCGCAGGAAGTCTTCCAGCAGTTTTTCCGGGGGATGGGGAATGCGCCGAAAGGTTGCTCCATAGCGATGGAGATAGGCCACTGTTGCCGGAGGTGCTTTCGCCGCCAGTTGAGTCACTTGAGCCGTTAGATCCACCGCCTCATCACAAATGGACCAAGCTGCAGCTAGGACATGGGGGTTCCTTCGCGCTGCCTCTACCTGCGGCAAGTATTGCCCCTGTTGGAGAATATCCAGGGCGAGGTCTCCGGCCTGCATCCAAAAGGCAAAGTCGGGAGCGAGGAACAGTTTTTGGGGATTGGTTCTGGCCAATCTTCGCACTTGGGCAAAAACTGAAAGCACCAGTTCGTGGGGAAGGTACACCCCAGCAACGGTCCACACTTCCAGGGTGGCAGCATCCGACGGCAAGCTGGTGTCACCCCAGACCGACACCGGCATGTTGTTAGCAGAGGGCAGCAGCAATTGATAGGGATGTAGGGTGCTGAGATTCAAGGGTAATGGCCCGAGGATTTGGAACAGATCCTGGGATCCGGCCAAATAGGGATGCATGGGAGGTGAAGCGGCATCGTCAGCAACCTCCACGTTGGATCCGAGAATCGGGGTCTTGTCGGTTTCGATCTTTTCGGCCCAAAAAAAGAAGCGGTGGGCCCCAGCTTCCAGAATCGCGGTCTCGTGGACAGGTTTATGATGGCGGGGCGGCACGTAGCCGCCATGTAGTACGATCATCGGCAAATTCAACTCCCAAATCGATAGGCGTCAATCCCAAAGGAGACAACAACTATATATATTTCTAGAAACCCCAGCTTTTGCCTGTTAATTTCTGCCCTTGGCCCAGGAAACAGGGCCTTATCTAGTGTCTCCGGGTCGGGCTCTGGGGCATGCGCTAACCTATTCTTAGGCAAGGAAAAACCTACCCCCAGGATGAGGTAGGCTTGACTAGTTACAGTGACTAGGTTAATTGGATTCCTCTTGCGGCTGTGGCTCAAGGCTCTTTACCTGGTGAAGGGAAATTAGTCCTGAGTCAGAATAGATGGTGCAAGGGCATAGCTTGACTTCGGCAGTGGTCAACGGATTAGATGAGGGGCTCATTGATGATGGTTAGACCATAGCCCTCGATCAGTTTCCGGGCAGCATCGACATCTTGCTTTCTAGCAAATACATGGGGTTGATGGGCGTCGGCACCGAGAATAATGGAATTACCCACAGCCTTGGCGGCCCGCAGAAGCGTTGTCGTTGGGTAGTGTCGGTTGTCTCGGGCTCCCAGGAGGTTGTACTCAACGGGCATATTTAATTCTTTTAGCTTTTGGCAGATGGTAACCAAGGCATTAAACATGTTTTCCTCTGGGCCTTGGTAGTTGATCATATCGGGATGGGCCAGATACAGGAATTTCCCAGTTTCCAGTCCGGCAAGAACTTGATCCACATAATCCTGGAGGCTTTGGTCATCTCCGCAGTTTCCCACGGCTCTGCCATCCTGCTCACGGCCTAGATAGTGTTGTCCTAAGATGAGAAAGTCATAGCCATATTGCTCAAGGTGGGCAATCATGGAAGCAAATTCATCGGGATAATACTCAGCTTCGTATCCCAAGAGGATCCTGATATCGGATTTGTATTCCTGTTGCAGGCTTCTGATGGAATTCACGTAACCTTCCAGTTCATCCATGGCCATGCGGGAACTGGAGACAAATCCATCGGCAAAGGGAATGGGGGCATGATCGGAAAATCCTACTACCTTGATTCCTGCTGCAATGGCTGCCTCGACATATTCTCTGTCTGTTCCCTCGGCGTGTCGACAGCGGTAGGTGTGGGTATGGTAATTTACCTTCATGTGCATGAATCCACTCTTTCTATGGACATATATTAGGACGCCTGTTTCGATCTACTTCAGTATGACATCCCTAGATTTCAAAGTCAATTATAGTACCGATACCTAAGGTTGAAGGATGTGAAGCCAATGCCAGCCTTAATTCCACGGGAAATAGCTGTCACGGTAGATATGGCTGGGTGTCCCAATCGCTGTCGCCACTGCTGGCTTGGAAGGGCTCCCAATGGTTCGGTGTCTGAGGAGTCCCTGCGCTGGATCGTTGAGCAGTTTAGAAATTATGTTCATCCAAGGGAATCTACCCCTTACTTTCGGCAAATGACGGTGCAGACCTGGTATCGGGAGCCGGATTTTGCACCACATTATCGAAGGCTATGGGAGCTGGAACAGGAGTTGAGTGATTCTGGAAAGGCTCTTCGTTTTGAGTTGGCCAGCATCTGGCGTTTGGCCCGAGATCCCGACTATGCCCAGTGGCTGAAGTCCCTTGGTACCCAGACGGTGCAGATTACCTTCTTTGGACTGGAGGCCAACACCGACTACTTCACCAGAAGACCGGGGGCCTTCCGGGATAGTCTGGTGGCCACGGAGCGATTGCTGGCCCAGGGCATCTTTCCCCGGTGGCAGTTGTTCCTGACCCAGCACTGCTTGGGAGAACTAGAGGAGTTTGTGGGGCTAATTCAGTCACTGGAGCTGGATAGAAGGGTAGAAGGATTAGGCGGGGAGTTTTCCGTCTTTGTTAATACTCCAGCTCCCGAAGGAGAGGCCTTTGATATTGAGCACTTGCGTCCAACGACAAAGGCGATAGACATTATTCCGACCTATCTCAAGGAAAAAACGGTGAAGCACTTCAACGCGCCGGATATCCATACTGCTTTGGGAAAGGCGGAAGCCCAGTGGCTAAAAGAGCTTCGGGATCGCCAGGAACCCTACGCCAGTATGCCCCAGATATTAGCCTTTATGGTCACTCCTAGCCTTGAAGTGTATAGCAACATAGGTGAGACGAGGTCCTGGTGGAGCCTAGGGAATCTAAGAACCGATGGAATCGATGTGATTATGCAGCGCTTTGCAGGGGACGCTGTGCCGGGGCTATACGCAATGTTTCATATCCCCATTGCGCAGCTGGCGAAAAGGTATGGACGGGAAGATAGTCCGCTGCTTTATACCAGGTCGGACCTCATTCGCCGGTGGCTTCACCTTTGGGGAGAAGAGTACCAAAGGAGTTGAGGAGCAGCGCAGGGTTCTGCCCGTTGGACTGGATACTTCGGAAGCTGTTCAGCTGACGGGGTCAGATTACAGCGACTATCTTGCATTTTTCCAGTCGGTGCATCCAAGCTCCAACCCCGAGGGATGGCTGGCTGAGTATTTTGCCTGTTTAGCAGACAGGGGATTGTCCTGGGGATTGTCCTGGGGCGTGTACCGAGACGGTCGATTAGCCAGTGCCACCGATGCTCCCGATGTGCCCTTTATGAAGGATGTCGTGGTGGAGATGGGGATCAATACTCTACCGGAGTACCCCAGGCAGGGCCTTGCCAAGACTGTGACAGGGGCGCTGATCAAATACCTCTTGGAAAGGGGAAGGGTTCCCCTTTGGTCTTGCTCCAGCGACAAATTCGCCTCCCAGGGTTTGGCAGCGAGTCTTGGTTTTGTGAGATTTGCTGATGTGATTGCGGTGACGCTGGATTAGCCCCTCGGGGGTTAGTCTGAGTTGGAACGATAGGCCCAAGACACAGGTCAAGGGCCTACTGGTGAATGGCAATAGATTTACTCCATGAAAGCAGACATTACCTACTTACATATGAGGTGACAATCCATGGGTTTAGATCAATCCTATTATAAAGAAATCCAGCTAAGAAACGGTCAGTTGTTAACCTTGAGGAATCCGGTAGTAGACGATGCAGAACAGATGATAGCCTATCTTAACACCGTTGGCGGAGAGACCGACAACCTCTCCTTTGGCGGCGGCGAATTTCCTCTCACTGTGGAAGAGGAACGGGAGTACCTGAGAAAGGCACAGGAGAATCCAAACATTTTCATGGTGCTGGGAATCATTGATGGCGAGGTCGTCAGCCTGGCAGATATCAGCAGCCCCAGTCGGAAAAGGCTGGCCCACAACAGCCAGATAGGTATCTCAGTCAGAAAAGACTATTGGGGTCTTGGGATAGGAACTGCTGTCATGCATGAGCTGATTCAGTTTGCCAAGGGCACAGGCAGGATCAGGAACATCAGCCTTGGAGTCAAAGCGAGTAACACCAGGGCCATCAGACTCTATGAGAGGTTTGGATTTGTGAAGGTCGGTGTTCATAAAGACTTTTTCAATATCAATGGCGTATACGACGACGAGATCCTGATGGACTTACAGATAGACCTTTGAGGGAAAGTTACCTGAATACTACGTTTCCCAAGCCCGGTATGCAAGGACAGAGTCTTACATGCCGGGTTTTGTTGTTTGGCTGGGTTGGAAAAGGGATCCAGTTTGATCAGGAGAAAGTCTAGGCAAGCAAAGACGAGCGTTGACTAGAGGTCAAGGAGGGGATTGAATGGTCAAGGCACCAAATATCTTATTGATCACAACGGATCAACAGCGCTTTGATACAGCCGGAACGGCTGCACCGAGTTTCATGCGCACACCGCATTTTGACCTCCTGCAAAGGGAGGGAATTACCTTTTCCCGGGCCTACTCTGACTGCCCCATTTGTGTGGCTGCTAGGGTGGGCATCATGACAGGGCGGTTTGTTGGCAATCACGGGATGATGGGGAATGGACCCACCAGCTCGGTGATGGGCAGAGACGACACTTTGCCCGCGTACCTTCGGAGACTGGGCTACCAGACCGCTGCCATTGGTAAAATGCACTTTACGCCGGAGCGAGCCAGGCATG of Bacillota bacterium contains these proteins:
- a CDS encoding DEAD/DEAH box helicase, with the translated sequence MIVLHGGYVPPRHHKPVHETAILEAGAHRFFFWAEKIETDKTPILGSNVEVADDAASPPMHPYLAGSQDLFQILGPLPLNLSTLHPYQLLLPSANNMPVSVWGDTSLPSDAATLEVWTVAGVYLPHELVLSVFAQVRRLARTNPQKLFLAPDFAFWMQAGDLALDILQQGQYLPQVEAARRNPHVLAAAWSICDEAVDLTAQVTQLAAKAPPATVAYLHRYGATFRRIPHPPEKLLEDFLRRVVDKTVTAIAARAKQSTEESEAPITQQPAHALVEDWLRLLQGQRVDTERHDPKDINQLREEVSRWQDSITMPTPENWGICLTAYPLEEAAESGEESALLPESWELEIFLTNLQDPSIMIPAEGIIHPDDGLDLPAKDLGYSQYTAPLRTALIKAAKAFPPLERAYQKELNSKIVVSADTFSQLLQLPEAVSEAAGLSLRVPSTMVAEVKLKAIQGSELEDSQGKLALEKLLNFDWQLAIDDVEVSQEEFARMVALRLPILRIRDRFVTIPQDRARRLLSLWNRVSSRPLGVAEALELKAHSGADVEIEFAPNSWLAKLEEAISGEATWQPLPQPQGFNGVMRPYQLRGYAWLKFMQARGIGACLADDMGLGKTIQVIALLLSLYHGDNSSPDQTGEQVTGPTLIVCPTSVIGNWRREIQRFAPALRLAVHYGPHRPTGVEMVADTAEVDVVLTTYGLIHRDRNTLQQVHWAGIVLDEAQNIKNPHTKTAQGVRNLTGGFRIALTGTPIENNLVELWSIMHFLNPGFLGSLEQFRQRYVNPIQRRGDRATLRRLQRLIRPFILRRLKTDPEIVPELPEKIESKIYCSLTSEQAQLYQAVVDDLTRTLETSSLSQMRRRGLVLRTLTHLKQIVNHPSLFLKEQKLRGRSGKVQLLLEMLTEVIAQGEKALIFTQYAAMGRLLQDYLRSRLRCEVPFLHGGVPQEQRTAMVERFQSESVGQCPIFILSLRAGGTGLNLTAATHVFHFDRWWNPAVENQATDRAFRIGQQHRVQVHKFICGGTLEERIDEIIESKRELADSVVGAGESWLTELSNEELRDVITLRSPDLLD
- a CDS encoding histidinol-phosphatase, with product MKVNYHTHTYRCRHAEGTDREYVEAAIAAGIKVVGFSDHAPIPFADGFVSSSRMAMDELEGYVNSIRSLQQEYKSDIRILLGYEAEYYPDEFASMIAHLEQYGYDFLILGQHYLGREQDGRAVGNCGDDQSLQDYVDQVLAGLETGKFLYLAHPDMINYQGPEENMFNALVTICQKLKELNMPVEYNLLGARDNRHYPTTTLLRAAKAVGNSIILGADAHQPHVFARKQDVDAARKLIEGYGLTIINEPLI
- a CDS encoding radical SAM protein, with protein sequence MPALIPREIAVTVDMAGCPNRCRHCWLGRAPNGSVSEESLRWIVEQFRNYVHPRESTPYFRQMTVQTWYREPDFAPHYRRLWELEQELSDSGKALRFELASIWRLARDPDYAQWLKSLGTQTVQITFFGLEANTDYFTRRPGAFRDSLVATERLLAQGIFPRWQLFLTQHCLGELEEFVGLIQSLELDRRVEGLGGEFSVFVNTPAPEGEAFDIEHLRPTTKAIDIIPTYLKEKTVKHFNAPDIHTALGKAEAQWLKELRDRQEPYASMPQILAFMVTPSLEVYSNIGETRSWWSLGNLRTDGIDVIMQRFAGDAVPGLYAMFHIPIAQLAKRYGREDSPLLYTRSDLIRRWLHLWGEEYQRS
- a CDS encoding GNAT family N-acetyltransferase; this encodes MSWGLSWGVYRDGRLASATDAPDVPFMKDVVVEMGINTLPEYPRQGLAKTVTGALIKYLLERGRVPLWSCSSDKFASQGLAASLGFVRFADVIAVTLD
- a CDS encoding GNAT family N-acetyltransferase, with translation MGLDQSYYKEIQLRNGQLLTLRNPVVDDAEQMIAYLNTVGGETDNLSFGGGEFPLTVEEEREYLRKAQENPNIFMVLGIIDGEVVSLADISSPSRKRLAHNSQIGISVRKDYWGLGIGTAVMHELIQFAKGTGRIRNISLGVKASNTRAIRLYERFGFVKVGVHKDFFNINGVYDDEILMDLQIDL